The following coding sequences are from one Canis lupus baileyi chromosome 19, mCanLup2.hap1, whole genome shotgun sequence window:
- the PODNL1 gene encoding podocan-like protein 1 isoform X1, whose protein sequence is MRLSLLLLLLLLPGPPPTPGMEDAAFPHLGESSQPPPRACPPRCSCPRADTVDCNGLDLQVFPDNITRAAQHLSLQNNQLQELPYNELSRLRSLRTLNLHNNLISSEGLPDEAFESLTQLQHIYVAHNKLSVAPQFLPRSLRVADLAANQVTEIFPLTFGEKPALRSVYLHNNQLSNAGLPPDAFHGSEAVATLSLSSNRLSYLPPSLPPSLERLHLQNNLISKVPRGALSRQTHLRELYLQHNQLTDSGLDATTFSKLRHLEYLDLSHNQLASVPAGLPRTLAVLHLGRNRIRWVEAARLRGARGLRYLLLQHNQLGAEGLPAGALRPLRGLHTLHLYGNGLHRVPPALPRRLRALVLPHNHVTTLGARDLAGLRGLAELNLAYNRLVSARVHRRAFRPLRALRSLDLAGNQLTRLPGGLPGSLRTLRLQRNQLRALEPELLAGLDQLRELSLAHNRLRIGDIGPGTWHELQALQVLDLSHNELSFVPPDLPEALEELHLQGNRIGHVGSEAFLSTPRLRALFLRANRLHMTSIAPEAFLGLLHLRVVDTAGNPEQVLVRLPPTTPRQPRAGGP, encoded by the exons ATG CGGCTgagcctgctgctgctgctcctgctgctgcccgGCCCCCCACCCACACCCGGCATGGAGGACGCCGCCTTCCCCCACCTGGGGGAGAGCTcgcagcccccgccccgggcctgcccGCCGCGCTGCTCCTGCCCCCGGGCAGACACGGTGGACTGCAATGGCCTGGACCTGCAGGTGTTCCCAGACAACATTACCAGGGCAGCTCAGCACCTCTCCCTGCAG AACAACCAGCTCCAGGAGCTCCCCTACAACGAGCTGTCGCGCCTCCGCAGCCTGCGGACCCTCAACCTCCACAACAATCTCATCTCCTCCgagg GGCTGCCTGATGAGGCCTTCGAGTCCCTCACACAGCTGCAGCACATTTACGTGGCCCACAACAAG CTCTCCGTGGCTCCCCAGTTTCTGCCCCGCTCCCTCCGAGTCGCAGACCTGGCTGCCAACCAAGTGACAGAGATCTTCCCGCTTACCTTTGGGGAGAAGCCCGCACTCAG GTCCGTGTACCTCCACAACAACCAGCTGAGCAACGCCGGCCTGCCACCGGACGCCTTCCACGGCTCTGAAGCTGTGGCCACCCTCAGCCTCTCCAGCAACCGGCTCAGCTACTTGCCTCCCAGTCTGCCGCCCTCACTGGAGCGGCTCCACCTGCAG AACAACCTCATCTCCAAGGTGCCCCGGGGAGCCCTGAGCCGCCAGACCCACCTCCGTGAACTCTACCTCCAGCACAACCAGCTGACAGACAGCGGCCTGGATGCCACCACTTTCAG CAAGCTGCGCCACCTCGAGTACCTGGACCTGTCCCACAACCAGCTGGCCTCCGTGCCCGCCGGGCTGCCCCGCACCCTGGCCGTGCTGCACCTGGGCCGCAACCGCATCCGGTGGGTGGAGGCGGCCCGGCTGCGTGGGGCGCGGGGCCTGCGCTACCTGCTGCTGCAGCACAACCAGCTGGGGGCGGAGGGGCTGCCGGCCGGGGCGCTGCGGCCGCTGCGGGGCCTTCACACGCTGCACCTCTACGGCAACGGGCTGCACCGCGTGCCCCCCGCGCTGCCCCGCCGCCTGCGGGCCCTGGTGCTGCCGCACAACCACGTGACCACGCTGGGGGCCCGTGACCTGGCCGGCCTACGGGGCCTGGCCGAGCTCAACCTGGCCTACAACCGGCTGGTCAGCGCCCGCGTGCACCGCCGGGCCTTCCGCCCGCTGCGTGCCCTGCGCAGCCTCGACCTGGCTGGCAACCAGCTGACCCGGCTGCCTGGCGGCCTGCCCGGCAGCCTGCGCACCCTGCGGCTACAGCGCAACCAGCTGCGGGCGCTCGAGCCGGAGCTGCTGGCCGGCCTGGACCAGCTGCGGGAGCTCAGCCTGGCGCACAACCGGCTCCGGATCGGAGACATCGGGCCTGGCACCTGGCATGAACTGCAGGCCCTCCAG GTGCTCGACCTCAGCCACAACGAGCTATCCTTTGTGCCCCCTGACCTGCCTGAGGCGCTGGAGGAGCTGCACCTGCAGGGCAACCGCATCGGCCACGTGGGCTCTGAAGCCTTCCTCAGCACGCCCCGCCTACGTGCCCTCTTCCTCAG GGCAAATAGGCTTCACATGACCAGCATTGCACCTGAGGCCTTCCTGGGCCTCCTGCACCTGCGTGTGGTGGATACAGCGGGGAACCCTGAACAGGTCCTGGTCCGGCTGCCACCCACCACTCCACGTCAGCCACGGGCAGGGGGCCCCTGA
- the PODNL1 gene encoding podocan-like protein 1 isoform X2 translates to MRLSLLLLLLLLPGPPPTPGMEDAAFPHLGESSQPPPRACPPRCSCPRADTVDCNGLDLQVFPDNITRAAQHLSLQNNQLQELPYNELSRLRSLRTLNLHNNLISSEGLPDEAFESLTQLQHIYVAHNKLSVAPQFLPRSLRVADLAANQVTEIFPLTFGEKPALSLSSNRLSYLPPSLPPSLERLHLQNNLISKVPRGALSRQTHLRELYLQHNQLTDSGLDATTFSKLRHLEYLDLSHNQLASVPAGLPRTLAVLHLGRNRIRWVEAARLRGARGLRYLLLQHNQLGAEGLPAGALRPLRGLHTLHLYGNGLHRVPPALPRRLRALVLPHNHVTTLGARDLAGLRGLAELNLAYNRLVSARVHRRAFRPLRALRSLDLAGNQLTRLPGGLPGSLRTLRLQRNQLRALEPELLAGLDQLRELSLAHNRLRIGDIGPGTWHELQALQVLDLSHNELSFVPPDLPEALEELHLQGNRIGHVGSEAFLSTPRLRALFLRANRLHMTSIAPEAFLGLLHLRVVDTAGNPEQVLVRLPPTTPRQPRAGGP, encoded by the exons ATG CGGCTgagcctgctgctgctgctcctgctgctgcccgGCCCCCCACCCACACCCGGCATGGAGGACGCCGCCTTCCCCCACCTGGGGGAGAGCTcgcagcccccgccccgggcctgcccGCCGCGCTGCTCCTGCCCCCGGGCAGACACGGTGGACTGCAATGGCCTGGACCTGCAGGTGTTCCCAGACAACATTACCAGGGCAGCTCAGCACCTCTCCCTGCAG AACAACCAGCTCCAGGAGCTCCCCTACAACGAGCTGTCGCGCCTCCGCAGCCTGCGGACCCTCAACCTCCACAACAATCTCATCTCCTCCgagg GGCTGCCTGATGAGGCCTTCGAGTCCCTCACACAGCTGCAGCACATTTACGTGGCCCACAACAAG CTCTCCGTGGCTCCCCAGTTTCTGCCCCGCTCCCTCCGAGTCGCAGACCTGGCTGCCAACCAAGTGACAGAGATCTTCCCGCTTACCTTTGGGGAGAAGCCCGCACTCAG CCTCTCCAGCAACCGGCTCAGCTACTTGCCTCCCAGTCTGCCGCCCTCACTGGAGCGGCTCCACCTGCAG AACAACCTCATCTCCAAGGTGCCCCGGGGAGCCCTGAGCCGCCAGACCCACCTCCGTGAACTCTACCTCCAGCACAACCAGCTGACAGACAGCGGCCTGGATGCCACCACTTTCAG CAAGCTGCGCCACCTCGAGTACCTGGACCTGTCCCACAACCAGCTGGCCTCCGTGCCCGCCGGGCTGCCCCGCACCCTGGCCGTGCTGCACCTGGGCCGCAACCGCATCCGGTGGGTGGAGGCGGCCCGGCTGCGTGGGGCGCGGGGCCTGCGCTACCTGCTGCTGCAGCACAACCAGCTGGGGGCGGAGGGGCTGCCGGCCGGGGCGCTGCGGCCGCTGCGGGGCCTTCACACGCTGCACCTCTACGGCAACGGGCTGCACCGCGTGCCCCCCGCGCTGCCCCGCCGCCTGCGGGCCCTGGTGCTGCCGCACAACCACGTGACCACGCTGGGGGCCCGTGACCTGGCCGGCCTACGGGGCCTGGCCGAGCTCAACCTGGCCTACAACCGGCTGGTCAGCGCCCGCGTGCACCGCCGGGCCTTCCGCCCGCTGCGTGCCCTGCGCAGCCTCGACCTGGCTGGCAACCAGCTGACCCGGCTGCCTGGCGGCCTGCCCGGCAGCCTGCGCACCCTGCGGCTACAGCGCAACCAGCTGCGGGCGCTCGAGCCGGAGCTGCTGGCCGGCCTGGACCAGCTGCGGGAGCTCAGCCTGGCGCACAACCGGCTCCGGATCGGAGACATCGGGCCTGGCACCTGGCATGAACTGCAGGCCCTCCAG GTGCTCGACCTCAGCCACAACGAGCTATCCTTTGTGCCCCCTGACCTGCCTGAGGCGCTGGAGGAGCTGCACCTGCAGGGCAACCGCATCGGCCACGTGGGCTCTGAAGCCTTCCTCAGCACGCCCCGCCTACGTGCCCTCTTCCTCAG GGCAAATAGGCTTCACATGACCAGCATTGCACCTGAGGCCTTCCTGGGCCTCCTGCACCTGCGTGTGGTGGATACAGCGGGGAACCCTGAACAGGTCCTGGTCCGGCTGCCACCCACCACTCCACGTCAGCCACGGGCAGGGGGCCCCTGA